The following proteins come from a genomic window of Microbacterium sp. SY138:
- a CDS encoding dihydrodipicolinate synthase family protein, whose translation MAPTLHGLMPILATPFDESGALDRESLRRLVEFQLASGVDGVAVFGMASEGFALTTEERRTILDDVVRVVEGRVPVIAGVNGTSTATSIEQALLAEEGGADALMVLPPFMVKPPAGTLVDFYGDVADATSLSVMVQDAPGVTGVVMAPALIAEIARLEGVDSVKVEAPPTAPKVGAVVSAIDDPNFAVLGGQNAQFCLEEYARGAVGTMPACEFPDLLGPVLAQFTEGRVDEARAEFRRMLPLVLIGLQGGIAWAVHKEVLVARGVIDHATVRYPASRLDAGSRASVKLVIDELALPPIPTTVRV comes from the coding sequence ATGGCTCCGACACTCCACGGCTTGATGCCCATCCTGGCGACGCCTTTCGACGAGTCGGGTGCCCTCGACCGCGAGAGCCTGCGCCGACTGGTCGAGTTCCAGCTCGCGTCCGGAGTCGACGGCGTCGCCGTCTTCGGAATGGCGAGCGAGGGCTTCGCGCTCACCACCGAGGAGCGCCGCACGATCCTGGACGATGTCGTCCGTGTGGTCGAGGGCCGGGTGCCCGTGATCGCCGGCGTCAACGGCACGTCCACGGCGACCTCGATCGAGCAGGCCCTCCTCGCGGAGGAAGGGGGCGCTGATGCCCTCATGGTGCTTCCGCCGTTCATGGTGAAGCCGCCCGCCGGGACGCTCGTCGACTTCTACGGAGATGTCGCCGACGCCACCTCCCTCTCGGTCATGGTGCAGGATGCCCCCGGCGTCACCGGCGTCGTGATGGCCCCTGCGCTGATCGCCGAGATCGCCCGCCTCGAGGGCGTCGACTCCGTCAAGGTCGAAGCCCCGCCGACCGCGCCCAAGGTCGGCGCGGTCGTCTCGGCGATCGACGATCCGAACTTCGCGGTGCTCGGTGGACAGAATGCGCAATTCTGCCTGGAGGAGTATGCCAGGGGCGCCGTCGGCACGATGCCGGCCTGCGAGTTCCCCGACCTCCTCGGTCCGGTGCTCGCGCAGTTCACGGAGGGGCGCGTCGACGAAGCCCGTGCCGAGTTCCGTCGTATGCTCCCTCTCGTGCTGATCGGTCTGCAGGGCGGCATCGCGTGGGCGGTGCACAAGGAGGTCCTCGTCGCGCGCGGCGTGATCGACCACGCGACGGTGCGCTATCCGGCTTCGCGCCTGGACGCCGGCAGCCGTGCATCGGTCAAGCTGGTCATCGACGAGCTCGCCCTTCCGCCCATCCCCACCACGGTGCGCGTGTGA
- a CDS encoding SMP-30/gluconolactonase/LRE family protein translates to MSHPQAARTVEILSDARYVQAESPRWDARDGSLLWIDMATGSLHRGRIEGITVVPEAAVVVGAQIGAPIPLAQPGTGWLVGVDRRVVHVSDDGVVSPITDDIAGPGDYMNDGGGDPSGRFWVGSQAMPRDPHCTLWSLGPDGEPVARLGGITVSNGLAFDRTGATLYYIDTLPHRRIEAFDVAPDGELSNRRTVCRVEGGNPDGMTIDLDGMLWVAVWDASEVRRYSPAGELLETIVLPAKRPTAVALVDRLLVITTASIGLTDPADADGALLGVEVEVGGAPAFPWRGAVPATTAAGSIEEGAS, encoded by the coding sequence ATGTCGCACCCTCAGGCCGCCCGCACCGTCGAGATCCTCTCCGACGCCCGCTACGTCCAGGCCGAATCTCCACGCTGGGATGCCCGTGACGGCAGCCTCCTCTGGATCGACATGGCGACGGGTTCGCTGCACCGCGGACGCATCGAGGGCATCACGGTCGTTCCCGAGGCCGCGGTCGTCGTCGGCGCGCAGATCGGTGCCCCGATCCCGCTCGCGCAGCCGGGCACGGGGTGGCTGGTCGGCGTCGACCGCCGCGTCGTCCACGTGAGCGACGATGGCGTCGTCTCGCCGATCACCGACGACATCGCGGGACCCGGCGACTACATGAACGATGGCGGGGGCGATCCGTCCGGGCGCTTCTGGGTGGGGAGCCAGGCCATGCCCCGCGACCCGCACTGCACACTGTGGAGCCTCGGTCCCGACGGGGAGCCCGTCGCGCGCCTCGGCGGCATCACCGTGTCGAACGGCCTCGCCTTCGACCGCACCGGTGCCACGCTCTACTACATCGACACGCTCCCGCATCGCCGCATCGAGGCGTTCGATGTGGCGCCGGACGGAGAGCTCTCGAACCGCCGCACGGTGTGCCGGGTCGAAGGAGGCAACCCCGACGGCATGACGATCGACCTCGACGGCATGCTCTGGGTCGCGGTCTGGGATGCGTCCGAGGTGCGCCGCTACTCGCCGGCCGGGGAGCTCCTGGAGACGATCGTCCTTCCGGCGAAGCGGCCGACAGCCGTGGCTCTGGTCGACCGGCTGCTGGTGATCACCACCGCGAGCATCGGACTGACCGATCCCGCCGACGCCGACGGGGCACTGCTCGGCGTGGAGGTGGAGGTCGGCGGCGCACCCGCGTTCCCATGGCGAGGCGCGGTGCCGGCGACGACGGCGGCCGGTTCGATCGAGGAGGGGGCCTCGTGA
- a CDS encoding SDR family oxidoreductase: protein MTRRGVLLIGGSSDIGLAIARAFVDGGDAVVGVGLEDSDDPVFERYLVADCSRPEAADRAVADAEQALGRLDVVVLAAGRMPIARAEATSDEDWRGALGATLDSAFFVARAALPRLASGSSIVAVTSVNSSLAAPALPAYAAAKAGVDGLIRQLALDYGPRGIRVNAVQPGSISAVDTGESEGYPLGRIGRPEEVASVVAFLASDAASFVTGTSIAVDGGLSISSPAAWLKPVLRERWL from the coding sequence GTGACCCGCCGCGGCGTGCTGCTGATCGGCGGCAGTTCCGACATCGGTCTCGCGATCGCCCGCGCCTTCGTCGACGGTGGAGACGCCGTCGTCGGGGTGGGGCTCGAAGACTCCGACGATCCCGTCTTCGAGCGGTACCTCGTCGCGGACTGCAGCCGACCGGAGGCCGCCGACCGCGCCGTCGCGGATGCGGAGCAGGCGCTCGGCCGACTCGACGTCGTCGTGCTCGCGGCCGGCCGCATGCCGATCGCCCGCGCGGAGGCGACGAGCGACGAAGACTGGCGCGGCGCGCTCGGCGCCACGCTCGACTCGGCGTTCTTCGTGGCACGAGCCGCTCTCCCCCGCCTCGCATCGGGGTCGTCGATCGTCGCGGTGACCTCGGTCAACTCGTCCCTCGCGGCTCCTGCCCTCCCGGCCTATGCGGCCGCGAAGGCCGGTGTGGACGGCCTCATCCGCCAGCTCGCCCTCGACTACGGCCCCCGCGGCATCCGCGTCAACGCCGTGCAGCCTGGCAGCATCTCGGCCGTCGACACCGGAGAGAGCGAGGGCTACCCGCTCGGGCGCATCGGGCGCCCGGAGGAGGTGGCTTCGGTCGTGGCGTTCCTCGCCTCCGACGCCGCATCCTTCGTCACCGGCACCTCGATCGCCGTCGACGGCGGTCTGTCGATCTCCTCGCCCGCCGCCTGGCTGAAGCCGGTGCTGCGGGAACGCTGGCTCTGA